A region of Colletotrichum destructivum chromosome 11, complete sequence DNA encodes the following proteins:
- a CDS encoding Putative short-chain dehydrogenase/reductase SDR, NAD(P)-binding domain superfamily, which yields MAYFGPETTGDAVVSCFPEQVKGKTFLINGCVPGGLGSQIAVSLAKAGPARLWLLAHAGDADQLQTVMTEIGDLDASIQVTMTLMDPAKLGSVSAAAQEILGDAKSTPHIDALFNIQTGMPRPDYCKTEDGQEYLWQVNFLSQFLLTTQILDKVLSAGGRVINTSSSANKISGVRFHDVQFEEPDSYDQWTAYGQSKTAAILFTAALNARHASAAFGGPHGFRSYAVHPGGVKTKLQEQLSEETLSKAFEATRRRFGEETAKDFFRWKTLAAASSTPLRAALDRSLASRAGMWLEDGDLHEHSIHLDPRATDIEDAGRLWKLAETLIAERLKGI from the exons ATGGCTTATTTCGGACCCGAGACTACGGGTGATGCTGTCGTCAGCTGCTTCCCCGAACAGGTCAAGGGAAAGACAT TTCTCATCAACGGATGTGTTCCAGGGGGCCTTGGCTCCCAAATCGCCGTGTCTCTCGCCAAAGCCGGCCCTGCGAGACTTTGGTTACTTGCACACGCTGGTGACGCGGACCAGTTGCAGACCGTCATGACGGAGATTGGTGATTTGGACGCCAGCATCCAAGTCACGATGACCTTGATGGACCCGGCCAAGCTTGGCAGCGTTTCTGCAGCGGCGCAGGAGATTCTGGGAGATGCGAAAAGCACCCCCCACATAGACGCCTTGTTCAATATCCAGACGGGAATGCCTCGCCCCGACTACTGCAAGACGGAGGACGGACAGGAATACCTTTGGCAAGTCAATTTTCTGAGCCAGTTCCTGCTGACCACCCAAATCCTGGACAAGGTTCTGTCGGCCGGCGGAAGGGTCATCAACACGTCGAGCAGCGCCAACAAGATATCCGGAGTCCGCTTCCACGACGTCCAATTTGAGGAACCTGACTCGTACGACCAGTGGACGGCATACGGACAGAGCAAGACGGCGGCAATCCtcttcaccgccgccctcaacGCGCGGCACGCTTCGGCCGCCTTTGGAGGGCCGCACGGGTTCAGGTCGTACGCGGTCCACCCAGGAGGAGTCAAGACGAAGCTGCAGGAGCAGCTGAGCGAGGAGACGCTCAGCAAGGCTTTCGAGGCGACCCGGCGGCGATTCGGGGAAGAGACGGCCAAGGACTTTTTCCGGTGGAAGACGTTGGCCGCAGCCAGCTCCACCCCTCTGCGGGCGGCGCTGGACAGGTCACTTGCGAGTCGGGCGGGCATGTGGCTCGAAGATGGGGATCTGCATGAGCACTCCATTCACTTGGATCCGCGGGCTACCGACATTGAGGATGCCGGGCGGCTGTGGAAGTTGGCCGAGACGTTGATTGCAGAGAGGCTCAAGGGGATCTGA